From Aedes albopictus strain Foshan chromosome 1, AalbF5, whole genome shotgun sequence, one genomic window encodes:
- the LOC109421967 gene encoding baculoviral IAP repeat-containing protein 5.2 gives MVQTENIEKVYLFEKDRVNSFKKWPYSASSPCNIQKMAEAGFYWQGDDKEDEDTSVCFVCGKVLDGWEESDDPWEEHKKHAPQCLFVKYGRPEAELTCEEMINLLEVILKGRIQSSYTSLKDCLKAHIEKKRKEMTKQLSKN, from the exons ATGGTCCAAACGGAGAACATCGAAAAGGTCTATctgtttgaaaaagatcgggtcaACAGTTTCAAGAAATGGCCCTATTCCGCGTCCAGTCCGTGCAACATCCAGAAG ATGGCCGAAGCCGGCTTCTACTGGCAGGGTGACGACAAGGAAGACGAGGACACCTCGGTTTGCTTTGTGTGCGGCAAGGTGCTGGACGGCTGGGAGGAATCAGACGACCCCTGGGAGGAGCACAAGAAACACGCCCCGCAGTGTCTTTTTGTCAAGTACGGTCGACCGGAGGCGGAACTGACG TGTGAGGAAATGATCAATCTGTTGGAGGTCATTCTGAAGGGACGGATTCAGAGCAGTTATACGTCCCTAAAGGACTGTCTCAAAGCCCACATCGAGAAGAAGCGCAAAGAGATGACGAAACAGCTGTCAAAGAATTAG